The DNA sequence cctgcactctgggagcggagagctctgccaggaacataaggcactatcaggtcttgtaaattctggatcagctggagcctattcagcaaattacttggacatcctgctaataacacattacagtaatccagtctggaagatacaaacgcatgaactagtttttctgcatcactctgcaagaggattttcctaatctttgcaatattacagagatggaaaaacgctattttacaaacctgattaacatatggtttaaacgacaaatcctgatagaAAACAactccaaggtttctcacagttgcactggaagccatcgcaacaccatgtAACAGTCccacgcagaaccttaaatcaggctttagggtTCAGTGTTGGTGTTGAGGGTTAGGGTTCTCCGATCCTCTGATCCGGTCCGGACTAACGGttctgtccctgttccaggTTCTGTACGGGAAGGTGAAGGTTCGCAGCTTCGACAAGCTGGAGTCGGGCCCGGCGTCCAGCGTTGCCGTCCCAGCCCGGTTCCGCCCGGCAGTGTCGGCGCCGCAGCGCGGGTCCATTTGGCGCGCGACGCTGCGCTCGGCGGCCCAGTTCAGCGAGGACAGCGGGCCGTGCATGCTGACGCCGGCCCGGGACAACCTGCACCAGATCCAGGCCCTGGACGGACCCGCCGCCTTCCTGGACATCCTGGCACCGCCGTACGACCCGGACCAGGGCCGGGACTGCCACTACTACCGGTTCCTGAGGCCGGTGGCCGATGGGGCCGGGGACGACCCGGAGGACGACCCGGAggacgacccggacccccccgaGGGGGGGGAGGAGGCCTGGCTGCTGGAGATCCCCCAGCCCGAGGACTTCTGGTGCGGCGGGGAACCGTACCCGGGCCCCGCCGTCTCCGTCTGAG is a window from the Cololabis saira isolate AMF1-May2022 chromosome 19, fColSai1.1, whole genome shotgun sequence genome containing:
- the adoa gene encoding 2-aminoethanethiol (cysteamine) dioxygenase a, with translation MPHNKPRPPLIQRIARHAQSTFRGLASAAGGDGEGHVAPERLGELVSLVTAVRAADLKIFPPKGAPPEGPPCTYMHICETEVFSMGVFLLRAGASIPLHDHPGMNGMLKVLYGKVKVRSFDKLESGPASSVAVPARFRPAVSAPQRGSIWRATLRSAAQFSEDSGPCMLTPARDNLHQIQALDGPAAFLDILAPPYDPDQGRDCHYYRFLRPVADGAGDDPEDDPEDDPDPPEGGEEAWLLEIPQPEDFWCGGEPYPGPAVSV